A DNA window from Arachis hypogaea cultivar Tifrunner chromosome 18, arahy.Tifrunner.gnm2.J5K5, whole genome shotgun sequence contains the following coding sequences:
- the LOC112773064 gene encoding mitochondrial import inner membrane translocase subunit TIM23-1, with the protein MAYQAPDNESDTDSKKEIRLYNPYKDLGIPNQNLYQLPSSPEYLFIEEAERKRRSWGENLTFYTGCGYLGGAIGGGARGLVDGVKSFEAGDTLKLRINRILNSSGHTGRTWGNRLGIIGLLYSGIESAMMETRDTDDVWNSVVAGLGTGALYRISGGVRSAAVAGAVGVVVAGTVVTVKQAFKRYAHLA; encoded by the coding sequence AAATCCGCCTCTACAACCCATACAAGGACCTCGGGATTCCAAATCAAAACCTCTACCAGCTCCCATCCTCGCCGGAGTACCTCTTCATCGAGGAGGCTGAACGTAAGCGTCGATCCTGGGGTGAGAACCTCACCTTCTACACTGGCTGCGGTTACCTCGGTGGCGCCATCGGCGGCGGCGCTCGAGGCCTAGTAGACGGCGTCAAATCCTTCGAGGCCGGCGACACGCTCAAGCTCCGGATCAACCGTATTCTGAACTCTTCTGGCCACACTGGACGTACTTGGGGGAACCGTCTCGGCATCATAGGGTTGCTCTATTCCGGGATTGAGAGCGCGATGATGGAGACGAGAGACACCGACGACGTGTGGAACAGCGTGGTGGCGGGGCTCGGCACCGGAGCGCTGTATAGGATTTCGGGTGGCGTGAGATCTGCGGCCGTGGCCGGCGCAGTTGGAGTAGTGGTGGCCGGAACTGTCGTGACGGTTAAGCAGGCTTTCAAACGCTACGCACATCTTGCGTGA